One Solanum pennellii chromosome 9, SPENNV200 DNA segment encodes these proteins:
- the LOC107031592 gene encoding vacuole membrane protein KMS1 encodes MGSKKKTASQKNSRSASPVKEMAISDHTAKHQKDLENLNLLTQPFRTLKLFSMAMMQYLMRSIAYLLSHRWCMLFSMIAGLALILLVTTDGPHVKHVEEVGRHLQFGLWWVALGVASSIGLGSGLHTFVLYLGPHIALFTIKAMKCGRVDLKMAPYDTIQFQKTPLWLHKDCSEFGPPVFSSSHGTSVPLSSILLQVQLEAVLWGLGTALGELPPYFISRAASLSGSKVEAMEELDASSENNGFIATRLTQMKRWFFSHAQYLNFFTILILASVPNPLFDLAGIMCGQFGIPFWKFFFATLIGKAIIKTHIQTVFIISVCNNQLLYWVETKMIRMLSFIPGLETMLPKIIAKLHSMKDKYMATKTPSTSNIKVNKWDFSFASVWNGVVTIMLLNFFVKIVNATAQRYLKKQQEEELASLKNKSS; translated from the exons ATCATACTGCGAAGCATCAAAAGGATTTAGAAAATTTGAATCTGTTGACACAGCCTTTCAGAACACTCAAGCTTTTCAGTATGGCAATGATGCAGTATCTTATGAGGTCGATAGCATATCTTTTGTCGCATCGATGGTGTATGCTTTTCAGTATGATTGCTGGACTTGCCTTAATACTGCTTGTGACAACCGATGGTCCTCATGTAAAG CATGTTGAGGAGGTTGGTAGACATCTCCAGTTTGGATTATGGTGGGTGGCTCTTGGTGTGGCGTCTTCTATTGGCCTTG GGTCTGGTTTGCACACTTTTGTCCTTTATCTGGGCCCTCACATTGCTTTATTTACGATAAAGGCAATGAAGTGTGGGCGAGTTGACCTCAAAATGGCTCCCTATGATACAATACAATTTCAAAAAACTCCTTTATGGCTTCACAAAGATTGTTCAGAGTTTGGCCCCCCTGTATTTTCATCTTCACATGGCACAAGTGTTCCTCTTAGTAGCATACTGCTCCAAGTGCAGTTAGAGGCTGTTTTATGGGGCCTTGGAACCGCACTTGGAGAGCTTCCCCCATATTTTATTTCAAGAGCAG CAAGCCTCTCAGGCAGTAAAGTGGAAGCAATGGAAGAACTAGATGCCTCTTCTGAAAACAATGGATTTATAGCTACTCGTCTGACTCAAATGAAGCGCTGGTTTTTTTCCCATGCACAATATTTGAACTTCTTCACAATTCTAATACTTGCTTCG GTTCCTAATCCTCTATTTGATCTTGCTGGCATAATGTGTGGACAATTTGGGATCCCATTTTGGAAGTTCTTTTTTGCAACTTTGATTGGAAAGGCCATCATTAAAACTCACATACAG ACCGTGTTTATAATTTCTGTTTGCAACAATCAACTTCTTTATTGGGTGGAAACCAAGATGATTCGGATGCTTAGTTTTATACCTGGTCTCGAAACCATGTTACCTAAAATCATTGCCAAGCTCCATTCCATGAAAGACAAGTATATGGCTACCAAAACTCCATCCACTTCAAATATAAAG GTGAACAAATGGGATTTCTCATTTGCTTCAGTTTGGAACGGCGTGGTAACCATCATGCTACTTAACTTTTTCGTTAAGATTGTAAATGCTACTGCACAGCGGTATTTAAAAAAACAGCAAGAAGAGGAATTGGCTAGTCTGAAGAACAAATCATCTTGA